In one Mucilaginibacter ginsenosidivorax genomic region, the following are encoded:
- a CDS encoding MFS transporter has protein sequence MEKQLTKLNIFSLKGVQMRTFHITWLMFFVCFFGWFGLAPLMPTIRAELHLTKGQVGNTIIASVAATIIARLIIGKLCDTWGPRKTAVRLLIVGSIPVFLVGLAHDYTSFLLFRLAIGVIGSSFVITQFHTSMMFAPNIKGTANAVTGGWGNLGGGVTNMVMPLIFAAIVGAGFTKAEAWRYAMIVPGVMMLIIAFLYNKYTKDTPNGNYDEVGYAKTNSTKTDWSILADWRVWALTMAYAMCFGMEITFDNVASLHFVDTFHLSQSSAGFWAGIFGFMNIFARALGGIVSDKVGGKFGMRGKGLLLAGVLLLEGAGLILFANSGNLTAAIISMLSFALFLKMSNGATYGIVPFINSKNVGMVSGIVGAGGNLGGMLFGFLFKSTTITYVQAFTYIGIAVMTVSVIVLITRFQKQTVTKEVEEPMVAVA, from the coding sequence ATGGAAAAACAACTGACCAAACTCAATATATTTTCATTAAAGGGCGTTCAAATGCGCACCTTTCATATTACCTGGCTTATGTTTTTTGTGTGCTTTTTTGGCTGGTTTGGCCTGGCACCATTAATGCCAACCATACGCGCCGAACTGCACTTAACCAAAGGACAGGTAGGTAATACCATTATAGCATCTGTAGCGGCAACCATAATTGCCCGCCTTATTATTGGTAAGCTTTGCGATACCTGGGGGCCACGCAAAACAGCCGTCAGGCTATTAATAGTTGGCTCTATCCCGGTTTTTTTGGTAGGGCTTGCTCATGATTACACTTCGTTCCTGTTGTTTCGCCTGGCTATAGGTGTAATTGGTTCATCGTTTGTAATTACCCAGTTTCATACATCTATGATGTTTGCACCCAATATAAAAGGTACTGCCAATGCGGTAACCGGCGGCTGGGGTAACCTGGGCGGCGGTGTAACTAACATGGTTATGCCCTTAATATTTGCAGCAATTGTAGGTGCCGGTTTTACCAAGGCCGAAGCATGGCGCTACGCAATGATAGTACCGGGCGTAATGATGCTTATCATTGCCTTTTTATATAATAAATACACCAAAGACACGCCGAACGGCAACTACGACGAAGTAGGCTATGCCAAAACCAACTCTACCAAAACCGATTGGTCGATACTTGCCGACTGGCGTGTTTGGGCCCTGACAATGGCCTATGCGATGTGTTTTGGCATGGAAATTACTTTTGACAATGTGGCCTCGTTGCATTTTGTAGATACTTTCCACCTGTCGCAAAGTTCGGCCGGTTTCTGGGCGGGTATTTTTGGGTTTATGAACATTTTTGCCCGCGCTTTGGGCGGTATTGTATCTGATAAGGTTGGCGGCAAATTCGGCATGCGCGGCAAAGGCTTATTGCTTGCCGGTGTATTGCTGTTAGAGGGTGCCGGGCTTATCCTGTTTGCCAACTCGGGCAACCTTACTGCTGCTATCATTTCCATGCTTTCATTTGCGCTGTTTCTTAAAATGTCAAATGGCGCCACTTACGGCATTGTGCCGTTCATTAACAGTAAAAACGTTGGCATGGTAAGCGGTATAGTTGGCGCTGGCGGTAACCTGGGTGGCATGCTGTTCGGCTTCCTGTTTAAATCAACCACCATCACTTACGTGCAGGCTTTTACCTATATCGGCATAGCTGTTATGACAGTATCTGTAATTGTGCTGATAACCCGTTTTCAAAAACAAACAGTAACAAAAGAAGTAGAA
- a CDS encoding alginate export family protein — protein MYKNVSNQYTIGKILLIISCFISYNASAQLSVTGQIKTRGELRDGYGTLEPIGNKTAAFVSQRTRLTFNYKSSRLIFQASVQDVRLWGQDASTITINDGNRLGVHEAWAELILSNKKDTSFKFSPVDYFAIKAGRQELVYDDERLLGASDWLQQARRHDALVFKLQQSGWQLDLGLAFNQSSDAINYNGTYYTPANVPATVKDSKGNLANTPAGLIPLVNAAGISSKTGSPSFLNPPGTNGLNQNYKSLEYLYVAKKINKTKISGLFLADQFGKYKLDSVKNVSGTDEGYIYGRRFNQAGVNTRYTTGLLVNPVFGDKDQWGINGGFYYQGGHDKDGLDLSAYTYTVALLYKGKNWGYTAGWDYLSGNDALSTSKTNHRFDPLYGTPHKFWGYMDFFYAGSGSPTGGLSNPYLKIKYLSDNKRFSTELANHYFLLAQDQKGTNGQAIGKYLGTEFDLTNSYKLNKFTTVDLGLSYMAATSSMEYAKSLTPGSSKLHPFWAYLQLNIKPEFLNK, from the coding sequence ATGTACAAAAATGTATCTAATCAATACACCATTGGCAAAATTCTATTAATTATATCATGTTTTATCTCCTATAATGCATCGGCACAGCTATCTGTAACCGGGCAGATTAAAACAAGGGGCGAGTTACGTGATGGTTATGGAACTTTGGAGCCAATTGGTAATAAAACCGCGGCCTTTGTATCGCAACGAACGAGGCTTACCTTTAATTATAAAAGCAGCCGCCTTATTTTCCAGGCATCCGTACAGGATGTAAGGCTTTGGGGCCAGGATGCATCAACCATCACCATTAATGATGGTAACCGCTTAGGTGTTCACGAAGCCTGGGCCGAATTAATTCTATCCAATAAAAAAGATACTTCCTTCAAATTCTCTCCTGTTGATTATTTTGCCATTAAAGCAGGCCGCCAGGAACTTGTTTATGACGACGAACGCCTGTTAGGCGCATCGGACTGGTTGCAGCAGGCACGCAGGCACGATGCCCTTGTTTTTAAACTACAGCAATCGGGCTGGCAGCTTGACCTGGGCTTAGCCTTTAACCAAAGCTCGGATGCTATTAATTACAACGGCACCTATTATACCCCTGCAAATGTGCCCGCAACGGTAAAGGACAGCAAAGGCAATTTGGCCAATACGCCGGCCGGCCTTATACCACTGGTTAATGCTGCGGGCATCAGTTCAAAAACAGGAAGCCCATCATTTTTAAACCCACCGGGTACCAACGGCTTAAATCAAAACTACAAGTCGCTTGAATATTTATATGTTGCCAAAAAAATCAACAAAACAAAAATATCCGGTCTGTTTTTGGCAGACCAATTTGGCAAGTATAAACTCGATTCGGTAAAAAATGTATCTGGCACAGACGAAGGTTACATTTACGGCCGCCGCTTTAACCAGGCCGGTGTAAATACAAGATATACAACCGGTTTGCTGGTAAACCCAGTATTTGGCGATAAAGACCAATGGGGCATAAACGGAGGCTTTTATTACCAGGGTGGCCATGATAAAGACGGCCTTGACCTGAGCGCCTATACCTATACAGTGGCCTTATTATACAAAGGAAAAAACTGGGGCTATACCGCCGGCTGGGATTACCTTTCAGGCAACGATGCCTTGTCAACCTCAAAAACCAACCACCGGTTTGATCCGCTGTATGGCACACCTCACAAGTTCTGGGGCTATATGGATTTCTTTTACGCGGGCAGCGGTTCGCCAACGGGAGGCTTAAGTAACCCCTATTTGAAAATTAAATATCTTTCAGATAATAAACGTTTTAGCACCGAACTGGCTAATCATTATTTCCTGCTGGCCCAGGATCAAAAAGGAACAAATGGGCAGGCCATTGGCAAATACCTGGGCACCGAGTTTGATTTAACCAACAGCTATAAGCTTAACAAGTTTACTACGGTTGATTTGGGTTTATCATACATGGCCGCAACCAGTAGTATGGAATATGCCAAAAGCCTAACACCGGGTTCAAGCAAACTGCACCCGTTTTGGGCCTACCTGCAGCTAAACATCAAACCGGAATTTTTGAATAAATAA
- a CDS encoding Crp/Fnr family transcriptional regulator, whose amino-acid sequence MKKKAQCDNQTCFLCKSCIKEWLPAVAANKKNFAVKKGQVIFSEGDPVTGIYFVYEGNVKVHKKWGADKELIIRFANKGAIFGHRVLGKHATHYPISATALEAGIICYIDMEFFEATLKVNPHFTYELMLFFADELQEAEKKMRNLAHMPVKGRVAHALITLKDQFGTNDEGHVNIELTRQDLASFAGATYETVFRVVNELIQDGIVTTNGKKISITDLDKLFALTQDSSL is encoded by the coding sequence ATGAAAAAAAAAGCTCAGTGCGATAATCAAACTTGTTTTTTGTGTAAAAGCTGCATTAAAGAGTGGCTGCCTGCAGTTGCGGCCAATAAAAAAAACTTCGCTGTTAAAAAAGGACAGGTTATTTTTAGTGAAGGCGACCCGGTTACCGGTATTTACTTTGTTTACGAGGGTAATGTTAAGGTTCATAAAAAATGGGGGGCCGATAAGGAGCTGATTATTCGCTTTGCCAATAAGGGCGCTATTTTTGGCCACCGGGTTTTGGGTAAACACGCCACGCATTACCCAATTTCGGCAACGGCGTTAGAAGCCGGTATTATATGTTATATAGATATGGAGTTTTTTGAGGCTACCTTAAAGGTAAATCCTCATTTTACTTATGAACTGATGCTGTTTTTTGCTGATGAACTGCAGGAGGCAGAAAAGAAAATGCGCAACCTGGCCCATATGCCGGTAAAGGGGCGTGTGGCACACGCCTTAATAACCCTTAAAGATCAGTTTGGGACTAATGATGAAGGGCATGTTAATATCGAGCTTACGCGGCAGGATCTGGCTTCATTTGCAGGCGCAACTTACGAAACCGTTTTTAGAGTAGTTAATGAACTGATACAAGATGGTATTGTTACCACCAATGGCAAAAAAATAAGTATAACCGACCTGGACAAATTATTTGCCCTTACCCAGGATTCCAGCCTTTAG
- the nirD gene encoding nitrite reductase small subunit NirD — protein sequence METAIETKWIMACYVDDVPENGGSCIKHGNEQIAIFNFARRNEWYATQNLCPHKQQMAISRGMIGSTGESCEPKVACPFHKKAFSLLTGECIGEEELTIKTYPVKVIDGKVFISVA from the coding sequence ATGGAAACAGCGATAGAAACCAAATGGATAATGGCCTGCTATGTGGATGATGTGCCCGAAAATGGCGGATCGTGCATTAAACATGGCAATGAGCAGATAGCCATATTTAACTTTGCCCGCCGCAACGAGTGGTATGCCACTCAAAATCTTTGCCCGCATAAACAGCAAATGGCTATTTCGCGGGGAATGATTGGCAGTACCGGCGAAAGCTGCGAACCAAAGGTAGCTTGCCCCTTTCACAAAAAAGCATTCTCGTTACTTACCGGCGAATGCATCGGCGAGGAAGAACTGACTATAAAAACTTACCCCGTTAAAGTAATCGACGGAAAAGTATTTATAAGCGTAGCGTAA
- the nirB gene encoding nitrite reductase large subunit NirB has protein sequence MSKPTIIVVGNGMVGYKFCEKLLARSTQFQIIVFGEEPRHAYDRVHLSEYFNGKTADDLSLSTLSWYTDNGIALHLDDPIQEINRTAKTIHSLKGITLKYDYLVLATGSSAFVPDIPGIEKEGVFVYRTIEDLELIKTYAANAKSGAVMGGGLLGLEAAKALIDLGITETHVIEFAPRLMPRQIDSAGSNMLQMKLSQLGLHIHLNKSTAAIAGDKKIQSLKFNDDSQLAVDMLVISAGIRPRDELAKLAGLHVGTRGGIVVNEKMQTSDEHIYAIGECALYEGMIYGLIAPGYEMADIAAAHLTAADKSFYGYDMSTKLKLIGVDVASFGDAFITEPDCRTILFEDTHKGIYKRINITNDGKNLLGGILIGDAEAYNMLLQTVNNKIILPPDPEDLILGSRGGAASEGAGVMNLPDDALICSCEAVIKGAICSAVSNGGVTSIDGMKKGTKAGTGCGGCVPMVKDLIAGTLKANGQYVKNSICEHFDYSRQELFDLVKINKLKNYDLVLDHYGKGDGCETCKPVVASILSSLWNDVIVKQEVIQDSNDRFLANIQKGGTYSVVPRIPGGEITPDKLIVIGQVAKRYGLYTKITGGQRIDMFGAHLSDLPLIWKELIDAGFESGHAYGKALRTVKSCVGSTWCRFGLHDSVTFAIEIEDRYKGIRAPHKLKGGVSGCVRECAEAQSKDFGIIATEKGWNLYVCGNGGSKPQHALLLATDIDKETLVKYLDRFLMFYIKTADPLTRTATWLNKLDGGMSYLKNVIVNDSLGLAEQLEEEMQMLVNSYHCEWKEVIESPAMRKRFAHFINAPEEKDPTAQFEPMREQVKAKGW, from the coding sequence ATGTCAAAACCAACCATTATTGTTGTTGGCAACGGTATGGTAGGCTATAAGTTTTGCGAAAAACTTTTAGCCAGATCAACCCAGTTCCAAATAATTGTTTTTGGCGAAGAGCCCCGTCACGCTTATGACCGGGTACATCTTAGCGAGTATTTTAATGGCAAAACCGCCGATGACCTGTCGCTTTCCACTTTATCATGGTATACCGATAATGGCATCGCGCTGCATTTAGACGATCCTATCCAGGAGATTAACCGCACAGCAAAAACCATCCACTCTTTAAAAGGTATTACCTTAAAATACGACTATCTGGTATTAGCAACCGGTTCATCTGCTTTTGTGCCCGATATCCCGGGGATAGAAAAAGAAGGCGTATTTGTATACCGCACCATTGAAGATCTTGAGCTTATAAAAACCTACGCTGCCAATGCCAAATCGGGAGCTGTAATGGGTGGCGGGCTGCTTGGCCTCGAGGCGGCCAAAGCCCTGATAGATTTAGGTATTACCGAAACACATGTTATTGAATTTGCGCCAAGGCTAATGCCAAGGCAAATAGATTCGGCAGGGAGCAACATGCTGCAGATGAAGTTAAGCCAGCTGGGCCTGCACATTCATTTAAATAAAAGCACAGCCGCCATTGCCGGCGATAAAAAAATCCAATCTTTAAAGTTTAATGATGATAGCCAGCTGGCAGTAGATATGCTGGTAATATCGGCCGGTATCCGCCCGCGCGATGAGCTGGCAAAACTGGCAGGCCTGCATGTGGGTACCCGCGGTGGTATAGTAGTGAACGAAAAAATGCAAACCAGCGATGAGCATATTTACGCCATTGGCGAATGTGCTTTATACGAGGGCATGATATATGGTTTGATTGCGCCCGGTTATGAGATGGCTGATATTGCAGCCGCTCATTTAACCGCGGCCGATAAATCTTTTTACGGTTACGATATGAGCACCAAGCTTAAGCTGATTGGTGTTGATGTGGCCAGCTTTGGTGATGCCTTTATAACCGAACCCGATTGCCGCACCATTTTATTTGAAGATACCCATAAAGGAATTTACAAGCGCATTAACATTACCAATGATGGCAAAAATTTACTGGGTGGTATTTTAATTGGCGATGCAGAAGCTTACAACATGCTGCTGCAAACCGTTAATAATAAAATAATACTCCCGCCCGATCCCGAAGATTTAATATTGGGCTCAAGAGGCGGTGCTGCAAGCGAAGGTGCCGGAGTAATGAACCTGCCCGACGATGCGCTTATTTGCTCATGCGAGGCGGTAATCAAGGGCGCAATCTGCTCGGCAGTAAGCAATGGCGGAGTTACCAGCATTGATGGCATGAAAAAGGGCACCAAAGCCGGCACGGGTTGCGGCGGCTGCGTGCCAATGGTGAAAGATTTAATTGCCGGCACCCTTAAAGCAAACGGACAATATGTTAAAAACTCTATCTGCGAGCATTTCGATTACTCGCGCCAGGAGTTGTTTGACCTGGTAAAGATTAATAAATTAAAAAATTACGACCTGGTGCTTGATCATTACGGCAAAGGCGACGGTTGCGAAACCTGCAAGCCGGTTGTTGCCAGCATACTATCAAGCCTTTGGAACGATGTGATTGTAAAACAGGAAGTAATACAAGATAGCAACGACAGGTTTTTGGCCAATATTCAAAAAGGAGGCACCTATTCTGTAGTGCCACGCATACCCGGCGGCGAAATTACACCAGATAAACTGATAGTAATTGGACAGGTTGCCAAGCGGTACGGCTTATATACCAAAATAACCGGCGGCCAGCGCATTGATATGTTTGGCGCGCACTTAAGCGATTTGCCGTTAATTTGGAAAGAGTTGATAGACGCCGGCTTTGAAAGCGGACATGCATATGGCAAGGCTTTGCGTACAGTAAAAAGCTGCGTAGGCAGTACCTGGTGCCGGTTTGGTTTGCATGACAGTGTAACCTTTGCTATCGAGATTGAAGACAGATACAAGGGCATCCGTGCACCGCACAAACTCAAAGGTGGCGTAAGCGGCTGCGTACGCGAATGCGCCGAGGCACAATCAAAAGATTTTGGAATTATAGCCACCGAAAAGGGTTGGAATTTATATGTATGCGGCAACGGCGGATCAAAACCACAGCACGCGTTGTTATTGGCTACCGATATTGATAAAGAGACGTTGGTAAAATACCTGGATAGGTTCCTGATGTTTTATATAAAAACTGCCGACCCGCTAACCCGCACCGCAACCTGGCTTAATAAACTGGATGGCGGAATGAGTTATCTTAAAAATGTAATTGTAAACGATAGCCTGGGCCTGGCCGAACAACTGGAAGAGGAGATGCAAATGCTGGTTAACTCCTACCACTGTGAATGGAAAGAGGTTATTGAAAGCCCGGCCATGCGTAAACGCTTTGCCCACTTTATTAACGCGCCCGAAGAAAAAGATCCAACCGCCCAGTTTGAGCCAATGCGCGAACAGGTGAAAGCCAAAGGATGGTAG
- the cobA gene encoding uroporphyrinogen-III C-methyltransferase — translation MQKITQNPELFVLGAGPGDPELITMKGYKVLQQANVVLYDNLANKELLDICRDDCEKVYVGKQPYGDYTPQETIHELIKHYAFTKGNVVRLKGGDPFIFGRGFEEIIYARQHGITTHYIPGVTSMQASGLQDIPLTHRLVSESVWMVTGTKKDGSLSADLACAMQSNATVVIYMGMKKLAEIALAYVASGKGHTPAAIIQHASLPKQKSARGQVKDLVAIAAENQLTYPAIIIIGDVVNVNN, via the coding sequence ATGCAAAAAATTACTCAAAATCCTGAACTTTTTGTGCTTGGGGCTGGTCCCGGAGACCCGGAATTGATAACAATGAAGGGATATAAGGTATTACAGCAGGCAAATGTTGTATTATATGACAACCTGGCCAATAAAGAGTTGCTGGATATTTGCCGCGACGACTGCGAAAAGGTGTATGTAGGCAAACAACCCTACGGCGATTATACCCCGCAGGAAACAATTCACGAGCTGATTAAGCATTACGCTTTTACCAAAGGCAATGTAGTGAGGTTAAAGGGCGGCGATCCGTTTATATTTGGTCGCGGCTTTGAAGAAATTATTTACGCCAGGCAGCATGGCATAACTACACATTATATACCGGGTGTTACCAGCATGCAGGCATCGGGCCTTCAGGATATTCCTTTAACCCACCGCCTGGTAAGCGAAAGTGTTTGGATGGTTACCGGAACCAAAAAAGACGGCAGCCTATCGGCCGATCTGGCCTGCGCTATGCAAAGCAACGCCACTGTAGTTATATATATGGGCATGAAAAAGCTGGCCGAAATTGCCCTTGCCTACGTAGCCTCGGGTAAAGGGCATACGCCTGCCGCTATTATTCAGCACGCATCGCTACCTAAACAAAAATCGGCGCGGGGGCAGGTTAAAGACCTGGTAGCTATCGCCGCCGAAAACCAGCTTACCTATCCGGCTATTATTATTATAGGCGATGTGGTTAACGTTAACAATTAA
- a CDS encoding DUF7009 family protein: protein MKIRIKGNSLRYRLTKTDVETFGRDGYLEESTKFGTSTFKYALQRTETEFLTADFTDNTITMYMPAALALEWTSTDRVGYENNSSEMYLLVEKDFKCLDNVAEDQSDNYPNPLVENFTKKKA, encoded by the coding sequence ATGAAAATCAGGATAAAAGGAAACTCGTTACGCTATCGTCTTACCAAAACCGATGTAGAAACCTTTGGCAGGGATGGGTACCTGGAAGAAAGCACCAAATTTGGTACCAGCACATTTAAATACGCCCTGCAGCGTACCGAGACCGAATTTTTAACGGCAGATTTTACCGATAATACCATTACCATGTATATGCCCGCCGCTTTGGCGCTTGAATGGACCAGTACCGACCGCGTTGGCTATGAAAACAATAGCAGCGAAATGTACCTGCTTGTTGAAAAAGATTTTAAATGCCTGGATAATGTAGCCGAAGACCAGAGTGATAATTACCCAAACCCTTTGGTTGAAAATTTTACGAAGAAAAAGGCATAA
- a CDS encoding ArsR/SmtB family transcription factor, translating into MMSASEKAFNALGDPTRRLIFEKLRDRPLAVVDIADGLPVSRPAVSQHLKVLKEAKLINIHQQGAKNIYQVNREGVLAMRNYLDKFWDDALAAFKLIAEQEKQ; encoded by the coding sequence ATGATGAGCGCGAGCGAAAAAGCCTTTAATGCATTGGGTGATCCGACCCGGAGATTAATCTTCGAAAAACTGCGCGACAGGCCGCTGGCCGTGGTTGATATTGCCGATGGCTTGCCTGTTAGCCGCCCGGCGGTATCGCAACACCTGAAGGTTTTAAAAGAAGCCAAACTGATAAACATCCATCAGCAGGGTGCCAAAAACATTTACCAAGTAAACAGGGAAGGTGTTTTGGCCATGCGCAACTACCTCGACAAATTTTGGGACGATGCACTGGCAGCATTTAAACTGATTGCAGAACAAGAAAAACAATAG
- a CDS encoding SRPBCC family protein, with protein MNILNLTSIKKELTVEASQATAFKVFTQKIDLWWPRTHHIGSTPMTEMVLEPNLNGRWYSRHEDGAEAEVGYVHTWQPNDLLVLIWQINGDFKFDPALVTEVEVHFIADGPKCTRIKFEHKNLDRLAGTKAVESMDQGWGHIMDLYKQTAEL; from the coding sequence ATGAATATCCTAAACTTAACATCCATTAAAAAAGAGCTAACGGTTGAGGCGTCGCAAGCCACAGCTTTTAAGGTTTTTACTCAAAAAATAGACCTGTGGTGGCCCAGAACACACCACATTGGCAGTACCCCCATGACCGAAATGGTGCTGGAACCCAACTTAAACGGCCGCTGGTACTCCAGGCACGAAGATGGTGCCGAAGCCGAAGTTGGATACGTGCACACCTGGCAACCCAATGATTTACTGGTGCTGATATGGCAAATTAACGGCGATTTTAAATTTGATCCTGCCCTTGTTACCGAAGTTGAGGTGCATTTTATAGCCGATGGCCCCAAATGTACCCGGATTAAATTTGAACATAAAAACCTGGACAGGCTGGCAGGCACCAAAGCTGTTGAAAGTATGGATCAGGGCTGGGGCCATATCATGGACCTGTACAAACAAACTGCCGAACTATGA
- a CDS encoding LIC_13387 family protein, protein MTAKLLLRIAAILMLLHTLGHTIGAITWKDAPNPAVGQVINGMQSQHFDFMGRSVTLAGFFEGYGFIMIGVLPLVAIFLWLFGSQSANPLTKSLLPVLAVFLLVMGVIEYIYFFPFAAAFTFLAGLCSVIALVVIKRGKSTIQA, encoded by the coding sequence ATGACAGCCAAACTATTATTACGTATTGCAGCGATATTGATGTTGCTGCATACCCTTGGCCACACCATTGGCGCTATTACCTGGAAAGATGCGCCAAACCCTGCAGTGGGCCAGGTTATTAACGGCATGCAAAGCCAGCACTTTGATTTCATGGGCAGGTCGGTAACATTAGCCGGCTTTTTTGAGGGATACGGTTTTATTATGATAGGCGTATTGCCGCTGGTTGCTATTTTTTTATGGTTATTTGGCAGCCAAAGTGCCAATCCTTTAACCAAAAGCCTGTTGCCGGTGCTGGCAGTCTTTCTGCTGGTTATGGGCGTTATCGAGTATATTTATTTCTTTCCATTTGCAGCAGCATTTACATTTTTGGCCGGCCTGTGTTCGGTTATTGCGCTGGTGGTTATAAAACGAGGGAAATCAACAATACAGGCATAA
- a CDS encoding FMN-dependent NADH-azoreductase produces MKKILHIISSPRGAASLSIQLGNAIIKQLIGKYPGSIVHENNLVNEQFPHLEEAQIASFFTPAQSRTPENILAAKHSDDAIDEIREADIIVIGAPVYNFGIPSALKAWIDHIVRSGVTFKYDQNGAAGLINGKKIYIAMASGGIYSDGPMKPFDFVEPYLKHIFSFIGISDITVFRVEGSAIPGVQDTALEKGISSIHLN; encoded by the coding sequence ATGAAAAAGATATTGCATATTATTTCGAGCCCGAGAGGCGCGGCGTCACTAAGTATTCAATTAGGCAATGCCATTATCAAACAGTTAATTGGCAAATACCCGGGCAGCATCGTTCATGAAAACAACCTGGTGAACGAGCAATTTCCGCACCTCGAAGAAGCGCAAATCGCTTCGTTTTTTACCCCGGCGCAAAGCCGCACACCAGAAAACATCCTGGCCGCTAAACATTCGGACGATGCCATTGATGAGATCCGCGAAGCGGATATTATTGTAATTGGCGCTCCGGTTTATAATTTTGGGATTCCTTCTGCTTTAAAAGCCTGGATAGATCATATCGTAAGATCGGGCGTTACCTTCAAATACGATCAAAATGGTGCGGCGGGGTTAATTAACGGAAAGAAAATTTATATTGCCATGGCTTCGGGAGGCATTTATTCCGACGGTCCCATGAAACCGTTTGATTTTGTAGAGCCTTATCTTAAACATATTTTCAGCTTTATAGGCATCTCAGACATTACCGTGTTCAGGGTAGAGGGTTCTGCAATACCGGGTGTACAGGATACTGCGCTTGAAAAAGGGATCAGCAGTATCCATTTAAATTAA
- a CDS encoding winged helix-turn-helix transcriptional regulator has translation MDNKAGLSPECNAVLTPIGDALYVIGGKWKLRVIAALRDGGKRFNEIQRSVDGISARVLSAELKELELNGFISRTVHTQTPVVVEYRVTEYADTLSDILLALSKWGTMHRDKLRRER, from the coding sequence ATGGATAATAAAGCAGGCCTGTCTCCGGAGTGTAACGCGGTACTTACGCCCATTGGCGATGCGTTGTATGTAATTGGCGGTAAATGGAAACTGAGGGTGATTGCCGCGTTAAGGGATGGGGGAAAGCGTTTTAACGAGATACAGCGCAGCGTTGACGGGATTTCGGCCAGGGTATTATCTGCCGAGTTAAAGGAATTGGAACTAAATGGCTTTATATCAAGAACGGTGCATACCCAAACTCCGGTGGTAGTTGAGTACCGGGTAACCGAGTACGCCGATACATTGAGTGATATATTGCTTGCCCTATCTAAATGGGGCACTATGCATCGCGATAAGCTGCGAAGGGAGCGATAA